A part of Gammaproteobacteria bacterium genomic DNA contains:
- a CDS encoding accessory factor UbiK family protein has product MSNSNFIKNLASQLSELLPTQIEALKKDFEKNCHAQLLQIFNKFELVTREEFDTQTKVLLRTRKKLSDLEKQIEALNLKSAPQSTS; this is encoded by the coding sequence ATGTCAAACTCCAATTTTATAAAAAATCTAGCGAGTCAATTGAGTGAATTGCTTCCAACCCAAATTGAAGCCCTTAAAAAAGATTTTGAAAAAAATTGTCACGCACAATTATTACAAATTTTTAATAAATTTGAATTAGTAACGCGGGAAGAGTTTGATACACAAACAAAAGTTTTACTGCGAACCCGGAAAAAACTTTCCGATCTTGAAAAGCAAATTGAAGCCTTAAACTTAAAATCCGCCCCTCAATCAACATCATGA
- the hemC gene encoding hydroxymethylbilane synthase, with protein sequence MSRLVIATRKSPLAIKQTEQVSQRLRAYHPDLTIELLPITTLADQFLKVPLTEMGGKGVFVKELEEALLAHHADIAVHSMKDVPMELPPGLSLPVVCPRVDPRDVLVANEFTTFEALPPAALIGTSSLRRQSQLLGLRPDLNIVHLRGNVNSRLKRLDQGEFAGLILAAAGLKRLELESRITDYFSPQAMLPAAGQGALGIECRSDDKDTLGLIESLQDISTLHCVQAERAMCTKLGAGCMVPVAAYAEMHEEMLHLRGLVADESGAIQLRAEAKGHFTEAEILGTRVADALLKQGAAALLAALKQ encoded by the coding sequence TTGTCACGCCTCGTCATTGCAACCCGCAAAAGTCCTTTGGCCATAAAACAAACAGAGCAAGTAAGTCAGCGCTTACGTGCGTATCATCCTGATTTAACGATTGAATTACTTCCCATCACAACACTTGCCGATCAATTTCTGAAAGTACCACTTACGGAAATGGGAGGCAAAGGGGTGTTTGTCAAAGAATTAGAAGAAGCGCTTCTGGCCCACCACGCAGATATTGCTGTGCACTCCATGAAAGATGTACCAATGGAATTGCCGCCAGGATTAAGCTTGCCTGTGGTATGTCCGCGTGTCGATCCACGGGATGTTTTAGTGGCAAACGAATTTACCACTTTCGAAGCTTTACCGCCGGCAGCACTAATTGGCACCTCTAGTTTACGTCGGCAAAGTCAATTATTGGGATTGCGGCCGGATCTTAATATTGTTCATCTAAGAGGCAATGTTAATTCACGGCTGAAGCGGTTAGATCAAGGCGAATTTGCCGGGCTCATACTGGCAGCGGCTGGTCTTAAGCGATTAGAATTAGAGAGCCGTATTACGGATTATTTTAGCCCGCAAGCGATGTTACCTGCTGCAGGTCAGGGTGCCTTGGGAATCGAATGTCGCAGTGATGATAAGGACACGTTAGGCCTCATTGAATCTTTGCAGGATATATCGACGCTCCATTGTGTTCAAGCAGAACGTGCCATGTGTACAAAACTTGGCGCAGGATGCATGGTACCGGTCGCGGCTTATGCGGAAATGCATGAGGAAATGTTGCATCTGCGAGGTTTGGTTGCAGATGAAAGTGGAGCTATACAGCTTAGAGCGGAAGCAAAAGGACATTTTACCGAAGCGGAAATTTTAGGCACACGTGTCGCTGATGCTCTCTTAAAGCAAGGCGCTGCCGCTTTACTTGCAGCCCTCAAGCAATGA
- a CDS encoding NUDIX domain-containing protein — MKKPTLNTFTHNDYEILKREVLYEGVFRMVRLQLRFRLFDGSQSDIVLRELMERQSAVAVLPYDPVTDKVMLIEQFRPGALANPQSPWLLEVIAGIIKPAEKMTEVAIREAKEEAGCNLLNLYRIHEYFVSPGGCNEYLHLYCGQMDASTVEGDYGLKEENEDIHTIILPADEAFILLQEGKIKTSPAIISLQWLQLNREWLRQLWQKN; from the coding sequence ATGAAAAAACCAACCTTAAATACTTTTACCCACAATGATTATGAAATTTTAAAGCGGGAAGTGCTTTATGAAGGTGTTTTTAGAATGGTGCGCTTGCAACTGCGTTTTCGCTTGTTTGACGGTTCACAAAGCGATATTGTGCTACGCGAATTGATGGAACGACAATCAGCTGTTGCTGTCTTACCGTATGATCCAGTGACCGACAAAGTCATGCTGATAGAACAATTTCGACCGGGCGCACTTGCGAATCCCCAAAGTCCTTGGTTGCTTGAAGTCATTGCAGGCATCATCAAACCTGCTGAAAAAATGACTGAGGTCGCTATCCGCGAAGCTAAAGAAGAAGCCGGATGCAACTTGCTTAATTTGTATAGAATTCACGAATATTTCGTAAGCCCCGGAGGTTGCAATGAATATTTGCATTTGTATTGCGGGCAAATGGATGCAAGTACCGTCGAGGGTGATTACGGTTTAAAAGAAGAAAATGAAGATATTCATACAATAATTTTACCTGCTGATGAAGCGTTTATTTTGTTACAAGAAGGCAAAATCAAAACCTCACCAGCTATTATTTCCCTTCAATGGTTACAACTCAATCGGGAATGGTTACGACAGTTATGGCAAAAAAATTAA
- a CDS encoding methionyl-tRNA formyltransferase, with product MKVVFAGTPQFAAIALDALIKSKHRVMAVYTQPDRPSGRGLKLKAPPVKELALQFQIPVFQPASLKNGAEVDELKQLQADAMVVAAYGLLLPAEVLHLFPQGCLNIHPSLLPKWRGAAPIPRTLAAGESITGVTIMQMDPGLDTGPMFLQEQYILEPNETAQTLHDQLATIGARLMVQTLDQLERNEIKALAQDNALATYAHKISKEEALIDWQRKAQELEYEVRAFNPWPVCYTTWGGETLRVWEAKAIDHYPVSPPRTILHASAQGLDIATGQGALRLLKVQLPGAKAIPIADFYHAKQKDLIVGERFI from the coding sequence ATGAAAGTGGTCTTTGCGGGGACGCCGCAGTTTGCTGCGATTGCACTTGATGCTCTTATAAAATCTAAACATCGAGTTATGGCTGTTTACACACAACCTGATCGTCCTTCTGGTCGTGGACTTAAGTTAAAAGCCCCTCCCGTGAAAGAACTTGCGCTACAATTTCAAATTCCTGTCTTTCAACCCGCTTCCTTAAAAAACGGCGCTGAAGTGGATGAACTTAAACAGTTGCAAGCCGATGCTATGGTGGTTGCGGCTTATGGATTATTATTACCAGCTGAGGTTTTGCATTTATTCCCACAAGGTTGTTTGAATATCCACCCTTCTCTTTTACCTAAGTGGCGTGGCGCGGCCCCGATTCCTCGAACCCTTGCTGCCGGCGAAAGTATAACTGGCGTCACCATCATGCAAATGGACCCAGGCTTAGATACGGGTCCGATGTTTTTACAAGAGCAATACATTTTAGAGCCGAATGAAACTGCGCAAACCCTCCATGATCAACTCGCTACAATAGGCGCGAGATTGATGGTGCAAACGCTGGATCAATTAGAAAGGAATGAAATTAAAGCCCTTGCCCAAGATAATGCTTTAGCAACGTATGCGCATAAAATTAGTAAAGAAGAGGCACTTATTGACTGGCAACGTAAGGCACAGGAGTTAGAATACGAAGTGCGAGCTTTTAATCCATGGCCGGTTTGTTATACAACGTGGGGGGGCGAAACCTTACGAGTGTGGGAAGCTAAAGCGATTGATCACTACCCCGTTTCACCACCACGAACCATTTTACATGCATCAGCTCAAGGACTGGATATTGCAACCGGCCAAGGTGCACTGCGTTTGTTAAAAGTGCAACTTCCCGGCGCCAAAGCTATTCCGATTGCTGATTTTTATCACGCGAAACAAAAGGATTTGATTGTTGGAGAACGTTTTATTTGA
- a CDS encoding GMP reductase, which produces MRIEYDVKLDFRDVLIRPKRSVLKTRAEVSLDREFRFKHTKTIWQGVPIIAANMDHTGTFAMADALSKHKLLTALDKFSTLADWEAFAKNSPENLAFSFVSLGISESEFTKLETIINAVDIKFICLDVANGYTERFVACLEHLREKYPDIVIMAGNVVTGEMVEELILSGADIVKIGIGPGSVCTTREKTGVGYPQLSAIIECADAAHGLGGQVCADGGCATPGDVAKAFAAGADFVMLGGMLAGHDEGLGEVIEEHGKQFKRFYGMSSSEAMERHHGNVPNYRASEGRSVNVPYRGAVENTVLDILGGIRSTCTYVGAHRLKELSKRTTFIRVTQQLNEVFVPYDVDKGK; this is translated from the coding sequence ATGCGGATTGAGTACGACGTAAAACTAGACTTTCGTGACGTGTTAATTCGTCCGAAGCGTAGTGTATTAAAAACAAGAGCCGAAGTTTCACTCGATCGAGAATTTCGTTTTAAGCATACTAAAACCATCTGGCAAGGCGTGCCCATTATAGCAGCAAACATGGATCATACCGGTACGTTTGCGATGGCGGATGCCCTTTCCAAGCATAAATTATTAACTGCACTCGATAAATTCAGCACGCTTGCTGATTGGGAAGCGTTTGCAAAAAATTCACCTGAAAATTTAGCGTTTAGCTTTGTTTCTCTGGGCATTTCAGAAAGTGAATTTACCAAACTTGAAACGATTATTAACGCAGTCGATATTAAGTTCATTTGTTTAGATGTGGCAAATGGATATACCGAACGCTTTGTTGCATGTTTAGAGCATTTGCGTGAAAAGTATCCTGATATCGTCATTATGGCAGGGAATGTTGTCACCGGAGAAATGGTTGAAGAATTAATTTTATCCGGGGCTGATATTGTGAAAATTGGTATTGGTCCAGGTTCGGTGTGTACGACGCGAGAAAAAACGGGCGTCGGTTATCCGCAGCTTTCCGCCATTATTGAATGTGCAGATGCAGCGCATGGTTTAGGGGGGCAAGTCTGTGCTGATGGTGGTTGTGCAACACCTGGTGATGTTGCAAAAGCTTTTGCAGCGGGTGCAGATTTTGTGATGTTAGGCGGCATGCTTGCAGGTCACGATGAAGGATTAGGCGAAGTGATTGAAGAACACGGTAAGCAATTCAAACGCTTTTATGGGATGAGTTCTTCCGAAGCCATGGAACGTCATCATGGCAATGTGCCGAATTATCGTGCGAGCGAAGGTCGTTCGGTGAATGTGCCATATCGAGGTGCGGTGGAAAATACCGTTTTAGATATTCTTGGGGGCATTCGATCCACTTGTACCTATGTGGGTGCTCATCGGCTCAAAGAATTATCGAAGCGCACCACCTTCATTCGTGTGACACAGCAACTTAATGAAGTTTTTGTTCCATACGATGTTGATAAAGGTAAGTAG
- the rsmB gene encoding 16S rRNA (cytosine(967)-C(5))-methyltransferase RsmB, with amino-acid sequence MESPKNNQARLLAARIIEDVIGGHALSDLLANRLQHIPERDAAFVKALCYGVCRYYERLDLMLSQLLKKPMRERDVDVFALLLVGLYQLSEMGTPQHAAVAETVEAAKLLKKPWCVSLVNALLREFIRNQATITAHTMKELEGHYAHPLWFIEKIKQDWPNHWESILTENNAHPPLTLRVNQSIISRDDYLQKIQAAGIHAHRLPETGAGIILEKSMTIEALPGFKAGEFSVQDGAAQLCAPLLELKPHLRVLDAAAAPGGKLTHLIELEPLLDLTALDKDPIRLQTIKINLQRLQQKTRCICADAANTKGWWDGKMFDRILLDAPCTGSGVVRRHSDMKLLKQPGDAKKLAQEQTRLLEGLWPTLAPGGILLYTTCSIFPDENQAVINSFLANHLDAIEEKIEADWGIPMPMGRQILPGMHQMDGFYFAKIKKKTEF; translated from the coding sequence ATCGAATCCCCTAAAAATAATCAAGCGCGTTTACTAGCAGCGCGTATTATTGAAGATGTTATTGGCGGGCATGCTTTATCAGATTTGCTGGCTAATCGATTGCAACATATTCCTGAGCGCGATGCGGCTTTTGTTAAAGCACTTTGTTATGGCGTTTGTCGTTACTACGAACGACTTGATTTGATGCTTTCGCAACTATTAAAAAAACCGATGCGCGAACGCGATGTCGACGTTTTTGCCTTGTTGTTAGTTGGACTTTATCAATTGAGCGAAATGGGGACACCCCAACATGCTGCAGTTGCCGAAACGGTTGAAGCTGCAAAGCTTTTAAAAAAACCTTGGTGTGTCAGCTTAGTGAATGCTTTGTTACGTGAATTTATTCGTAACCAAGCAACCATTACAGCGCATACCATGAAGGAATTAGAGGGCCACTATGCGCATCCGCTATGGTTCATTGAAAAAATAAAACAAGATTGGCCGAACCATTGGGAATCTATACTGACTGAAAATAATGCGCATCCTCCCTTAACTTTGCGTGTGAACCAAAGCATTATTTCGCGTGATGATTATCTGCAAAAAATACAAGCTGCAGGTATTCACGCTCATCGTTTACCTGAAACAGGTGCGGGTATCATTCTTGAAAAAAGTATGACTATCGAAGCGCTACCCGGTTTTAAGGCTGGCGAATTTTCTGTCCAAGATGGTGCAGCCCAATTATGCGCACCCCTGTTAGAACTTAAACCGCATTTACGTGTTTTAGATGCAGCTGCAGCGCCTGGTGGGAAGTTAACGCACTTAATTGAACTTGAACCACTACTTGATCTCACGGCGCTTGATAAAGACCCTATTCGCTTACAAACCATCAAAATTAATTTGCAACGCTTACAACAAAAAACACGTTGTATTTGTGCAGATGCTGCCAACACAAAAGGTTGGTGGGATGGAAAAATGTTTGATCGAATTTTGCTGGATGCTCCTTGCACGGGTAGCGGCGTTGTACGACGGCACTCCGATATGAAACTCTTAAAGCAACCAGGCGATGCCAAAAAATTAGCCCAAGAACAAACCCGTTTACTCGAAGGACTCTGGCCAACACTTGCCCCAGGTGGAATACTTTTATATACGACCTGTTCTATTTTCCCTGATGAGAATCAGGCGGTAATCAATAGTTTTTTAGCTAATCACCTCGACGCGATAGAAGAAAAGATTGAAGCCGATTGGGGTATTCCAATGCCAATGGGTCGTCAAATTCTGCCCGGCATGCACCAAATGGACGGCTTTTATTTTGCGAAAATAAAAAAGAAAACAGAGTTTTGA
- a CDS encoding uroporphyrinogen-III synthase codes for MITSVLVTRPDPQGSHLCATLRAKGFECVHLPTLVIGPPSNIVRVEQALENLAKQQWLILISPQAVYALEAFCIKNGLIISDSVNLAAVGAGTATLLRGLTHREVHFPPTDWSAEGLLALPVFQNVAQQKIMMLQGNAGRDVLLRTFIERKAYVEVVEVYQRLLPEMDMEPYQKLLQNHAFNVIVSTSFSGVKNLKTLFGTMHWERLRQLPVIVVSNRIKALAFELGYKTIWVAKNASDEAISTVLEEKRESLWQMSK; via the coding sequence ATGATAACTTCTGTACTGGTTACGCGGCCTGATCCGCAAGGTAGTCATTTGTGTGCAACGTTGCGCGCAAAAGGGTTTGAATGCGTGCATTTACCAACGCTTGTGATTGGACCCCCTTCCAATATTGTACGAGTAGAACAGGCGCTCGAAAATCTTGCTAAGCAACAGTGGCTTATTTTGATTAGTCCGCAAGCTGTCTATGCACTCGAAGCGTTTTGCATCAAAAATGGCTTAATCATATCCGACTCTGTCAATTTAGCTGCGGTGGGTGCTGGGACTGCCACTTTATTGCGCGGACTGACCCATCGGGAAGTACATTTCCCCCCGACGGATTGGAGCGCTGAGGGGTTATTGGCACTTCCTGTCTTCCAAAACGTTGCGCAACAAAAAATCATGATGTTGCAAGGCAATGCGGGTCGAGATGTGTTACTTCGAACTTTTATTGAGCGTAAAGCCTACGTGGAAGTCGTTGAAGTATACCAACGACTTTTGCCGGAAATGGATATGGAGCCCTATCAGAAGCTGCTGCAAAATCACGCTTTTAATGTTATCGTGAGCACCTCCTTTTCAGGTGTAAAAAACTTAAAAACACTGTTTGGTACAATGCATTGGGAGCGTTTAAGGCAACTTCCAGTTATCGTAGTTAGTAATCGTATCAAAGCGCTAGCATTCGAATTAGGTTACAAAACCATATGGGTCGCTAAAAATGCAAGTGATGAGGCAATTTCGACTGTGCTTGAAGAAAAAAGGGAAAGTTTATGGCAGATGAGCAAATAG
- a CDS encoding uroporphyrinogen-III C-methyltransferase, protein MADEQIVEPELTQPKIKPRNKGVMAILFLSLCFAILICVFGVYTLIKSNRLLTQNFAFLQTQSAFDAKTFTNLAQSIARIDQETKQSQALSTEGVRLIKEWQEAQNGDLKQWQVAESMYLVRLANDLVQLSYNADSALKLLERAELVLQNQNDPSLFSIKKSLAEDKAKLKALPQLDVTQVFLQITALATQLNQLPLPATPLPPTGTNANATMNTEDPWWQRGLQQSLNVLRKIVIIRKTDGNTPPLVLPDEKLFLYQNLQAQSEATSWGLLHRNQMIYQTSLNKMNYWIKTYFAQDAQATQSVLETIAALQQLNVAPPDINLGETLQQFDAYFRNQQTAKAP, encoded by the coding sequence ATGGCAGATGAGCAAATAGTAGAACCAGAGTTGACGCAACCAAAAATAAAGCCAAGAAATAAAGGTGTTATGGCCATTTTATTTTTATCGCTTTGCTTTGCTATTTTAATTTGCGTTTTTGGCGTGTACACCCTCATTAAATCCAACCGGTTGCTGACGCAAAATTTTGCTTTTTTACAAACGCAATCGGCATTTGATGCCAAAACTTTTACCAATCTCGCGCAATCCATTGCCAGAATAGACCAAGAGACAAAACAGTCTCAAGCTTTATCCACCGAAGGCGTGCGTCTCATTAAAGAATGGCAAGAAGCGCAAAATGGTGATTTAAAGCAGTGGCAAGTTGCGGAATCAATGTACTTAGTGCGCTTGGCTAATGATTTGGTTCAACTGAGCTATAACGCTGATTCGGCCCTTAAATTATTAGAGCGGGCAGAGCTTGTCTTACAAAATCAAAATGATCCGAGTTTATTTTCGATTAAGAAATCTCTCGCAGAAGATAAGGCGAAACTAAAAGCGTTACCCCAACTTGACGTTACTCAAGTTTTTTTACAAATAACTGCCTTGGCTACGCAATTGAACCAATTGCCTTTACCTGCTACACCTTTGCCCCCCACTGGTACAAACGCAAATGCAACCATGAACACGGAAGACCCGTGGTGGCAACGCGGCTTACAACAATCTCTTAATGTTTTAAGAAAAATTGTGATCATTCGTAAAACTGATGGCAATACGCCACCGCTGGTTTTACCTGACGAAAAATTATTCTTATATCAGAATTTACAAGCTCAAAGTGAAGCGACGAGTTGGGGTTTGTTGCATCGCAATCAAATGATCTACCAAACAAGTTTGAATAAAATGAACTATTGGATCAAAACTTATTTTGCACAAGATGCTCAAGCGACTCAATCGGTTCTCGAAACCATTGCAGCATTACAGCAATTAAATGTTGCTCCGCCTGATATTAATTTGGGTGAAACTTTACAACAATTCGATGCGTATTTTCGTAATCAGCAAACAGCGAAGGCACCATAA
- the gmhB gene encoding D-glycero-beta-D-manno-heptose 1,7-bisphosphate 7-phosphatase, which yields MTAIILDRDGVINYDSDHYIKSPDEWHPIPGSLNAIAELNRAGFKIYVATNQSGISRGLYTLDTLALIHAKLHDALSPLGGKIEEIFFCPHHPDLKCYCRKPNPGMLFEIRNKHHLKLEETYFVGDTITDIKAALTAGCKPLLVLTGNGKTTLTKHPEYASIPYFEDLASVASHVISSKNAS from the coding sequence ATGACTGCTATTATTCTTGATCGAGACGGTGTCATTAATTATGATTCAGATCATTATATTAAATCACCTGATGAGTGGCATCCGATTCCAGGAAGTTTAAATGCCATAGCAGAACTCAATCGCGCAGGATTTAAAATTTACGTTGCTACCAATCAATCCGGCATTTCACGGGGATTGTATACGCTTGATACGCTTGCTTTAATTCATGCTAAATTGCATGACGCGTTATCACCCTTAGGCGGCAAAATTGAAGAAATTTTCTTTTGTCCTCACCATCCTGACCTTAAGTGCTATTGCCGTAAACCTAATCCAGGGATGCTTTTCGAAATTCGAAATAAACATCATTTAAAGTTAGAGGAAACGTATTTCGTAGGAGATACGATAACTGATATCAAAGCTGCTTTAACTGCAGGGTGTAAACCGCTTCTTGTTTTAACCGGTAATGGTAAAACAACGCTCACTAAACACCCAGAATATGCTAGCATTCCTTATTTTGAAGATTTAGCGAGTGTCGCCTCTCATGTCATATCAAGTAAAAATGCCAGCTAA
- the parE gene encoding DNA topoisomerase IV subunit B has product MAKKLITKAKPARGQYTASAIEVLSGLEPVRRRPGMYTDTDNPNHLAHEVIDNSVDEALEGHANRIDVTLYKDGSLAVVDNGRGMPIDVHPEEKVTGVELIMTRLHSGAKFSNKQYRFSGGLHGVGISVVNALSKKLEVQIKRGGKEYAIAFANGDKTSNLKSIGTVRKGETGTSVRFWPADKYFDTNRFQVNKLRYTLRAKAVLCPGLAVTFTDEHTGKKDEWLYEKGLSHYLQEALGKTPRLPEIPFTGSFASEREAVDFAVCWLTDGGDIIEESYVNLIPTVQGGTHVNGFRLGLSDALRDFCEFRNLLPRGIKLSPDDVWSQCAYIISVKLHDPQFSGQTKERLSSRECSTFVSGVIKDAFSLWLNQNVALGETLAALALANAQKRLKAAQTVARKKITSGPALPGKLVDCTSQDLSMSELFLVEGDSAGGSAKQARNREFQAVMPLRGKILNTWEVDSNQILSSQEINHISVAIGVEPGSSDLSSLRYGKICILADADSDGNHIATLLCALFVKHFRPLVTAGHVFIAMPPLFRIDHGKETFYALDVAEKQGIIDRISAEYKERNPRVNVIRFKGLGEMNPIQLRETTMSPETRRLMQLILRDKDKTDEMLDMLLAKKRAHDRKTWLEQKGNLAEI; this is encoded by the coding sequence ATGGCAAAAAAATTAATTACAAAAGCAAAACCTGCGCGGGGTCAATACACCGCTTCTGCAATTGAAGTGTTAAGTGGGCTTGAACCTGTTCGTCGTCGACCAGGAATGTATACAGATACAGATAACCCGAATCATTTGGCCCATGAAGTTATTGATAACAGTGTCGATGAAGCCTTAGAAGGGCATGCAAACCGCATTGATGTAACGCTTTATAAAGATGGCTCGCTCGCTGTGGTTGATAATGGACGCGGTATGCCGATTGATGTCCATCCCGAAGAAAAAGTTACCGGCGTCGAACTTATTATGACACGGCTGCATAGCGGCGCTAAATTCTCCAATAAGCAATATCGATTTTCCGGCGGACTACATGGCGTAGGTATTTCAGTCGTCAATGCTTTGTCAAAAAAATTGGAAGTGCAAATTAAACGGGGTGGTAAAGAATATGCCATTGCGTTTGCTAATGGGGATAAAACATCAAACTTAAAAAGCATCGGCACTGTTCGCAAAGGTGAAACAGGCACGAGCGTGCGCTTTTGGCCAGCTGATAAATATTTCGATACGAATCGTTTTCAAGTTAATAAGCTGCGTTATACCTTGCGTGCTAAAGCGGTACTCTGCCCTGGCTTGGCAGTGACCTTTACCGACGAACATACCGGCAAGAAAGATGAGTGGCTGTATGAAAAAGGTTTAAGCCATTATTTGCAAGAAGCATTAGGAAAAACTCCCCGGCTTCCAGAGATACCCTTCACCGGTTCATTTGCAAGCGAACGGGAAGCGGTGGATTTTGCCGTATGCTGGTTGACAGACGGTGGCGACATTATTGAAGAAAGTTATGTTAATTTGATTCCAACTGTTCAAGGCGGAACGCATGTCAATGGTTTCCGATTAGGATTGTCTGATGCATTACGTGATTTTTGTGAGTTTCGTAATTTACTGCCGCGTGGAATCAAACTGAGTCCGGATGATGTTTGGTCGCAATGTGCTTATATCATTTCAGTTAAATTGCATGATCCCCAATTTTCAGGCCAAACGAAAGAGCGACTTTCTTCTCGAGAATGTTCAACCTTTGTTTCAGGTGTCATTAAAGACGCTTTTAGTTTATGGCTCAATCAAAATGTTGCATTAGGCGAAACGCTCGCAGCGCTTGCACTTGCAAATGCGCAAAAGCGTTTGAAAGCAGCTCAAACCGTCGCACGTAAAAAAATTACCAGTGGTCCTGCTTTACCCGGGAAACTGGTTGATTGCACTTCACAAGATTTAAGTATGAGTGAACTCTTTTTAGTAGAAGGAGACTCCGCTGGTGGCTCTGCAAAACAAGCACGCAATCGTGAATTTCAAGCCGTCATGCCTTTGCGCGGAAAAATTTTGAATACATGGGAAGTGGATTCCAATCAAATTTTATCTTCACAAGAAATCAATCACATCTCAGTTGCAATCGGGGTTGAGCCAGGCTCAAGTGACTTAAGTTCACTACGTTATGGCAAGATTTGCATTTTGGCGGATGCTGATTCGGATGGAAATCATATTGCAACTTTACTGTGTGCTTTATTCGTCAAACATTTTCGACCGCTCGTTACAGCGGGCCATGTCTTTATTGCCATGCCACCTTTATTTCGAATTGATCATGGCAAAGAAACTTTTTACGCATTGGATGTTGCTGAAAAACAAGGCATCATCGATCGCATTAGTGCTGAATATAAAGAACGCAATCCGCGTGTCAATGTCATTCGTTTTAAAGGGTTAGGCGAAATGAACCCTATTCAATTACGTGAAACAACAATGAGTCCAGAAACTCGTCGGTTGATGCAATTGATTTTGCGCGACAAAGATAAGACCGACGAAATGTTAGATATGCTTCTCGCCAAAAAACGCGCGCACGATCGCAAAACTTGGTTAGAACAGAAAGGTAACTTGGCAGAAATATAA
- the def gene encoding peptide deformylase: protein MAILPILKFPDPRLRIKAQPIQEITQEIRQIAEDMRETMYANNGVGLAATQVGINWRIFTMDVSEEHNQLYYIINPEIITKESTQEDMEGCLSVGGGAYDRVSRARYVKMRGLDLEGKPIELEGQDLMAACIQHEIDHLDGILFIDHLSRLKQERIRKKIEKYTRR from the coding sequence ATGGCTATTCTACCCATTCTTAAGTTTCCGGATCCCCGCTTGCGGATTAAAGCGCAACCCATTCAGGAGATTACTCAAGAGATCCGTCAAATTGCAGAAGATATGCGCGAAACGATGTATGCCAACAATGGCGTGGGTTTAGCTGCAACGCAGGTCGGCATTAATTGGCGTATTTTTACGATGGACGTTTCTGAGGAACACAATCAACTTTATTACATTATTAATCCTGAAATCATTACCAAAGAAAGTACGCAAGAAGATATGGAAGGGTGTTTATCAGTGGGTGGCGGAGCTTACGATCGCGTGAGCCGTGCACGTTATGTGAAAATGCGCGGATTGGATTTGGAAGGCAAACCCATCGAGCTTGAAGGTCAGGATTTAATGGCTGCCTGTATCCAACATGAAATCGATCATTTAGACGGTATTTTATTTATCGATCATCTGTCGCGTTTAAAACAAGAACGCATTCGTAAAAAAATTGAAAAATATACGCGTCGTTAA